The following is a genomic window from Staphylococcus saccharolyticus.
AATAAAATTACATGCAAATAAAGGAGAAATGTAGCATGAAAACCAAGACAAATCAAAGTTGGATTAAGCTTCTTTGGGCAGGAATCATAGCAGGACTCTTGTCAGGGATAGTTAAATTGGGTTGGGAAGTCATGTTTCCACCGAGAACACCTGTAAGAGACGCAACTAACCCACCACAACAACTTCTTCAACTTTTGGGGGTGCCATCAGACGTAACTCATCTAACATACAGTTTTTCTGAACATGCACTGCCATGGATTAGTTTTATCGTCCATTATAGCTTTTCAGCAGTTATCGCTATTATTTATATTTTGTTAGCCAAAAAATATACTAAAATTACACTTGGCTATGGTGCCTTATTTGGTATTATCATTTGGATAGCTTTCCACCTGATAATTATGCCTATCATGCAGGTTGTACCAAGTCCATTTGAGCAACCATTTGCCGAGCATATCTCTGAATTATTCGGACACATTGTTTGGATGATGGTTATAGAAATGGTTCGAAGATATTTTTATCAACCAGATGTAAAATATTAATCTTTACAGACTTATAATCATAAAATTTTTTTAGGGAGTGAGACAGAATTCATATTGAATTCGTTGTCTCATCCCGGCAACGAACCCCAACTTGCTTTGTCTGTTGAATTTATGGATAAACTTCTCTTTGTTAGGGTCCAAGACTATAGTTGAAAAAAGCTTGATATAAACGCATTTTCAATTCAGTCATCGACTGCCAATATTCGAAAAAACACCTGAACAATGACTGATGTCTCAGACTTTTTTATGTAAATTTAGATACCTCCACATCGTTTTACTAATATATAAAATTACATAGACATAGTAGCTATCAGAGAACTTTTCAAAGATACTTTAATAATGTATGAAAGTTATGATATTGTTGTCGTTTTTACATTTAAATTGTATACTAGTTTTTGCGTTAAATAACGAATTACACTAAATTCATGAAACTTAGATTTGTTAACATTCAAAGTTAGTTAAAATAAAAATTGATGATTAACATTTATGTAGAAAGGAAGAGCACGAAGTCTTTATGTTATTTGTAATTATAGCTCTTTTCATAATAGGGATCGGATTATATATCTTTAGTTTCTTCTTAGCTCAAAATGAAGGTCTATCCTATAAAACCCACTGTAGAAATATTTCAGCAGTCTTTATTTCCCTTGGGATATTGTCATTAATGGGCTATCTTGTTCATTATATCTCAGCACACTATTTAGGTATATGATTGTGATTTATATAGTGTAAATCTTTTCACACCAAGTCTAATAGACGAATAAATTTATTAAAATAAATGATTGGTTAAGTTTCAAACAAGATTGAACTTTTTTAATGATCTACAAATATACTCCATATATTTTAGAAGGTAGTACAAAATATTAAATCATATAATTTGCAGTAAAATAAAAATTTTATATAGTAGTATACACTCCAATAGTATGATTATAATATGAATATACCATTTTATATTATGGCTAAAGGAGCAGATATGATAAAAAATATACCTAAAAAAAGATTAACAATGAGAGAAATATGGTCAGAATGTGAATATTTAAATTCATTAAATAAAGAAGAGAAAAATCAATATAAAAGCTTAACTATAGATAAGAAACGTGAAATTTTAAAATATTTTAAAACAACTAAAAATCATAATGATGTATCAAAAGATAATAAATTAAATTCCTTTTTCAAAAAACGTGGTATAGAACATCCTTCCATTACTTTAATTAATGCAACAGATAAAAATAGGGTTGATGTTTTTGTAAATAAACTAGGTAATATGACTGGAATGCTTTCTATGAATTTGGAGAAGCAAATGAATTATAATTATCACATGTCCCAATTAAATCAAAACTTCATTAACA
Proteins encoded in this region:
- a CDS encoding YagU family protein, whose translation is MKTKTNQSWIKLLWAGIIAGLLSGIVKLGWEVMFPPRTPVRDATNPPQQLLQLLGVPSDVTHLTYSFSEHALPWISFIVHYSFSAVIAIIYILLAKKYTKITLGYGALFGIIIWIAFHLIIMPIMQVVPSPFEQPFAEHISELFGHIVWMMVIEMVRRYFYQPDVKY